The proteins below come from a single Panicum hallii strain FIL2 chromosome 7, PHallii_v3.1, whole genome shotgun sequence genomic window:
- the LOC112900629 gene encoding uncharacterized protein LOC112900629: protein MVLFASSMNLLPHIVTQLRSQFSVKDMGPLQYFLGINVRRSDSGFFLSQTNYIEDLLERAGMSNCKPLPTPVDTKPKPSSADGKPITEASFYRSMAGALQYLTVTCPDIAFAIQQACLHMHSPRDVHFTMLKRILRYIKETPNIGIHLRATTSPTLTVYFDADWAGCPDTR, encoded by the coding sequence ATGGTCCTCTTCGCCTCCAGCATGAACCTCCTGCCGCACATCGTGACACAGCTCCGTTCCCAGTTCTCGGTCAAGGACATGGGGCCTCTGCAATACTTCCTTGGCATCAACGTCCGGCGCTCCGACAGCGGCTTCTTCCTGTCCCAAACCAACTACATCGAGGACTTGCTTGAGCGAGCCGGCATGAGCAACTGCAAACCACTGCCAACACCGGTGGACACAAAGCCAAAACCATCCAGCGCCGATGGCAAGCCGATCACCGAGGCGTCGTTCTACCGAAGCATGGCAGGTGCACTCCAGTACTTGACGGTGACATGCCCCGACATTGCCTTCGCCATTCAACAAGCGTGCCTCCACATGCACTCACCACGGGATGTCCACTTCACGATGCTCAAACGGATTCTGCGCTACATCAAGGAAACCCCCAACATCGGCATTCATCTGCGCGCCACGACGTCACCGACGCTAACCGTGTACTTTGATGCCGACTGGGCAGGCTGCCCCGACACGCGATGA